One part of the Mycobacterium marinum genome encodes these proteins:
- a CDS encoding NAD-dependent epimerase/dehydratase family protein, giving the protein MRALVTGAAGFIGSTLVDRLLADGHTVVGLDNFATGRATNLEHLVDNLAHVFVEADIVDADLQAIFEQHRPEVIFHLAAQIDVRHSVADPQFDASVNVIGTLRLAEAARLTGVRKVVHTSSGGSIYGTPPQYPTSERVPTDPASPYAAGKVAGEIYLNTFRHLYGLECSHIAPANVYGPRQDPHGEAGVVAIFAQALLSGKPTKVFGDGTNTRDYVFVDDVVDAFVKAGGDVGGGQRFNIGTGVETSDRQLHSAVAAAVGGPDDPEFHPPRLGDLKRSCLDISRAEEVLGWCPQVELADGVRRTVDYFRRTHGS; this is encoded by the coding sequence GTGCGTGCACTGGTCACCGGCGCGGCCGGTTTCATCGGATCGACACTGGTCGACCGTCTCCTGGCAGACGGTCACACGGTGGTCGGACTGGATAATTTCGCAACTGGCCGGGCGACCAATCTCGAGCATCTGGTCGACAACCTTGCGCATGTCTTCGTCGAAGCCGACATCGTGGACGCGGATCTGCAGGCAATTTTCGAGCAGCACCGGCCCGAAGTGATTTTTCATCTGGCGGCGCAAATCGACGTCCGCCATTCGGTGGCCGATCCGCAATTCGACGCCTCGGTCAATGTCATCGGTACCCTGCGGCTGGCCGAAGCGGCCCGGCTCACCGGCGTCCGCAAGGTGGTGCATACCTCCTCGGGCGGATCCATCTATGGCACCCCGCCGCAGTACCCGACCAGCGAGCGGGTGCCCACCGACCCGGCATCGCCGTATGCCGCCGGCAAGGTTGCCGGGGAGATCTACCTCAACACATTTCGGCATCTGTACGGCCTGGAGTGTTCCCACATCGCCCCGGCCAATGTGTACGGCCCGCGCCAAGACCCGCACGGCGAGGCGGGGGTGGTGGCGATCTTCGCGCAGGCGCTGCTGTCGGGTAAGCCCACCAAGGTGTTCGGCGACGGCACCAACACCCGCGACTACGTGTTTGTCGACGACGTCGTCGATGCCTTCGTCAAGGCGGGCGGCGACGTGGGCGGCGGCCAACGGTTCAACATCGGCACCGGCGTGGAAACCTCGGACCGCCAACTGCACTCAGCTGTGGCCGCGGCCGTCGGCGGCCCCGACGACCCGGAGTTTCACCCGCCGCGGCTGGGCGACCTGAAACGGTCCTGCCTCGACATCAGCCGGGCCGAAGAGGTGCTGGGCTGGTGTCCGCAAGTCGAACTGGCAGACGGGGTGCGGCGCACCGTCGACTACTTCCGGCGAACCCACGGCAGCTGA
- a CDS encoding PE family protein: protein MSYVVAASDLLTSTATELARIDAALNTANAAAVLPTTVLQAAGADEVSAAVAALFSSHARAYQALSVQAGQFHQWFTQTLSGAGLSYASAEAANVSPLQVLERDVLGLINAPTQALLGRPIIGNGADGAPGSGANGADGGILIGNGGTGGSGAPGQNGGAGGNAGLLGSGGTGGVGGAGATGGTGGTGGLFWGNGGIGGQGGTAMAGVNGGSPGHGGNGGNAFLFGDGGTGGQGGTGLAGADGVNPTPTGTAGTGAAGGNVSGNGPLTGGNGDTGDTGGTGETGGTGGAGGSATASSGSATGGKGGAGGDPGGGANGGAGGAGGDAESFTGQAHGGAGGDGSQGGIPGGSGGAGGDGGKATGLASGIGGDGGDGGRGFATDVSGGTAGGGGTGGDGGRGGLLIGSGGNGGTGGTGGTGGTGAAAGVGGIGGNGGDATAASSATGGHGGDGGDSDPSVGTGGNGGTGGNGGNGGAASLLFGNGGSGGDGGVGGTGGTGGAGGSGAGGGVGGDGSSRGGIGGNGGAGANSMAIGGEGGVGGRGGDAGTSGLLIGNGGDGGSGGAGGTGGTGGAGGAGAAGGAGGNGSTQIAFGGDGGDGGDGGDGAQGGEGGATGSVGGIGSQGGILFSHAGADGSTGAPGAGGAGGAGGAAGGFGAGGSGATAGADGKAGTAGTAGATGPHG, encoded by the coding sequence GTGTCATACGTGGTGGCGGCGTCAGACCTATTGACATCGACGGCGACAGAATTGGCACGCATCGACGCCGCGCTCAACACAGCCAATGCCGCGGCGGTGCTGCCGACGACCGTGCTGCAGGCCGCCGGCGCGGATGAGGTTTCGGCGGCGGTGGCCGCCCTGTTCTCCTCGCATGCCCGCGCCTATCAGGCACTCAGTGTCCAAGCCGGGCAGTTTCATCAGTGGTTCACCCAAACGCTGAGCGGCGCTGGACTGTCCTATGCCAGTGCCGAAGCCGCCAATGTCTCGCCCTTGCAGGTCCTCGAACGCGACGTGCTGGGACTGATCAACGCACCCACCCAGGCGCTGTTGGGCCGTCCCATCATCGGCAACGGCGCCGACGGCGCACCCGGCAGCGGGGCCAACGGCGCCGACGGCGGCATCTTGATCGGCAACGGCGGCACCGGCGGCTCCGGTGCGCCCGGCCAAAATGGCGGCGCCGGCGGCAACGCGGGGTTGCTCGGTAGCGGCGGCACCGGAGGTGTCGGTGGGGCCGGCGCCACCGGCGGCACCGGCGGCACCGGCGGCCTGTTCTGGGGCAACGGCGGCATCGGCGGCCAAGGCGGGACCGCCATGGCGGGCGTCAACGGCGGTAGTCCCGGGCATGGCGGAAACGGTGGCAACGCGTTCCTGTTCGGCGATGGCGGCACCGGGGGCCAGGGTGGGACCGGCCTGGCCGGGGCAGACGGTGTCAACCCCACCCCCACCGGGACAGCCGGAACCGGTGCCGCCGGCGGCAACGTTAGCGGCAATGGCCCCCTGACCGGGGGAAACGGCGATACCGGTGATACCGGTGGGACCGGCGAGACCGGCGGTACCGGAGGCGCCGGCGGCAGCGCCACTGCCTCATCGGGGTCGGCCACCGGGGGCAAGGGCGGGGCCGGCGGTGATCCCGGTGGCGGCGCCAATGGCGGGGCCGGCGGTGCCGGCGGGGACGCCGAGAGCTTCACGGGGCAAGCCCACGGGGGCGCCGGCGGCGACGGCAGTCAAGGCGGAATCCCCGGCGGCTCGGGTGGCGCGGGTGGCGATGGCGGCAAGGCCACCGGTTTGGCGAGTGGCATCGGCGGCGATGGCGGCGATGGCGGCCGCGGCTTTGCCACCGACGTCTCCGGGGGTACCGCCGGTGGCGGCGGGACCGGCGGCGACGGTGGCCGTGGCGGGCTATTGATCGGCAGCGGCGGCAACGGCGGGACCGGCGGGACTGGCGGGACCGGGGGCACCGGCGCCGCCGCCGGCGTTGGCGGCATCGGCGGCAACGGCGGCGACGCGACCGCAGCGAGCTCCGCCACCGGCGGTCATGGGGGCGACGGCGGAGACTCTGACCCCTCTGTCGGCACCGGCGGTAACGGCGGCACCGGGGGTAACGGCGGCAACGGCGGGGCGGCGAGCCTGCTGTTCGGCAATGGCGGTAGCGGCGGCGACGGCGGTGTTGGTGGGACCGGCGGCACCGGCGGTGCGGGGGGCTCGGGCGCCGGGGGCGGCGTCGGCGGAGACGGAAGCTCCCGTGGGGGCATCGGCGGTAACGGCGGCGCCGGCGCTAATTCGATGGCCATCGGTGGTGAGGGCGGCGTCGGGGGTAGGGGCGGTGACGCCGGGACCAGTGGCCTGTTGATCGGCAACGGCGGCGACGGCGGCAGCGGCGGCGCGGGCGGGACCGGCGGCACCGGCGGCGCGGGCGGCGCAGGAGCCGCGGGTGGTGCCGGCGGCAACGGATCCACCCAAATCGCCTTCGGCGGCGACGGCGGCGACGGCGGTGACGGCGGTGACGGCGCCCAGGGCGGCGAGGGCGGTGCCACCGGCTCGGTGGGCGGCATCGGCAGTCAGGGAGGCATCTTGTTCAGCCACGCCGGCGCCGACGGCTCGACGGGGGCCCCTGGCGCTGGGGGCGCGGGTGGTGCTGGCGGCGCCGCCGGCGGCTTCGGTGCCGGCGGCAGCGGGGCCACCGCGGGCGCAGACGGCAAAGCGGGCACCGCCGGCACGGCGGGCGCGACCGGCCCGCACGGCTGA
- a CDS encoding DNA polymerase III subunit delta', with protein sequence MSGVFARLVGQGAVESELLAAARSARSDSTHSSGFDGDMTHAWLITGPPGSGRSIAALCFAAALQCTSDGDPGCGRCRSCLTTMAGTHADVRRVIPEGLSIGVDDMRAIVQIASRRPTTGRHQIVLIEDADRLTEGAANALLKVVEEPPASTVFLLCAPSVDPEDIAVTLRSRCRHVALVTPPTTAIAQVLIDNDGLAAETANWAASVSGGHVGRARRLATDPEARQRRERALGLVRDAATPARAYAAAEELVAAAEAEALALTSDRAEAETEELRTALGAGGTGKGTAGTMRGSAGAIKDLERRQKSRHTRAARDALDRALIDLATYFRDALLVSAKADQPRANHPDMADRVAALAAHATPERLLRCIEAVLNCREALSINVKPKFAVDAMVAAIGQELQ encoded by the coding sequence ATGTCTGGGGTATTCGCGCGGCTGGTAGGCCAGGGGGCGGTGGAATCGGAGCTGCTCGCGGCCGCTAGGTCAGCTCGCAGTGATTCGACTCACAGTTCAGGGTTTGACGGGGATATGACACATGCGTGGCTGATCACCGGGCCCCCGGGCTCGGGGCGGTCAATCGCCGCATTGTGCTTCGCCGCGGCGCTGCAGTGCACGTCAGACGGCGATCCGGGGTGCGGACGTTGTCGGTCCTGTTTGACCACCATGGCGGGGACTCACGCGGACGTGCGGCGGGTGATTCCCGAAGGCCTCTCTATCGGAGTTGACGACATGCGCGCGATCGTGCAGATCGCATCGCGCCGCCCAACCACCGGGCGCCATCAGATCGTGCTGATCGAAGACGCCGATCGGTTGACCGAAGGTGCGGCCAACGCCCTGCTCAAGGTGGTCGAGGAGCCGCCCGCATCGACGGTGTTCCTGTTGTGCGCACCATCGGTGGATCCCGAGGACATCGCGGTCACGTTGCGGTCCCGGTGTCGCCATGTCGCGTTGGTGACGCCGCCGACCACCGCGATTGCCCAGGTACTGATCGACAACGATGGGTTGGCGGCCGAGACGGCGAATTGGGCGGCGTCGGTCAGCGGTGGCCATGTGGGCCGGGCGCGGCGGCTGGCCACCGACCCGGAGGCGCGGCAGCGACGCGAGCGAGCGTTGGGGCTGGTTCGTGACGCCGCGACGCCGGCGCGGGCCTACGCCGCGGCCGAGGAGTTGGTCGCCGCCGCCGAGGCCGAGGCGCTGGCGCTGACTTCCGATCGCGCCGAGGCCGAAACCGAGGAGCTGCGTACCGCACTGGGGGCTGGTGGCACCGGGAAAGGGACTGCCGGCACGATGCGTGGCTCCGCCGGCGCGATCAAGGACCTGGAACGGCGGCAGAAGTCCCGCCACACCCGGGCCGCGCGCGATGCGCTGGACCGGGCCCTGATCGACCTGGCCACCTATTTTCGGGATGCGCTGCTGGTTTCGGCGAAGGCCGACCAGCCGCGGGCCAACCATCCGGACATGGCTGACCGGGTCGCTGCGCTGGCCGCACACGCGACTCCGGAGCGGCTGTTGCGTTGCATCGAGGCCGTGCTGAACTGCCGTGAAGCGCTGTCGATCAACGTAAAGCCAAAATTTGCGGTTGACGCCATGGTGGCAGCCATTGGGCAGGAACTGCAGTAG
- a CDS encoding adenylate/guanylate cyclase domain-containing protein, which yields MATVATLPGRINGFARWVVRTPWPVFSLSMLQADIIGGLFVLGFLRYGLPPNDRIQLQDLPPLNLAIFLTSVITLFLAGFALNLKLLVPVFRWQRRDNLVAAADPSATELARSRVLRMPFYRTLISVGSWAIGSVIFIVASWSVARYAAPVVAIATALGAIATAIIGYLQSERVLRPVAVAALRSGVPENLRSPGVILRLMLAWVLSTAVPLLAIVLAVVADKMAILHATPDKLFNPILLLALAALAIGSVSTLLVSMSIADPLRQLRWALSEVQRGNYNAHMQIYDASELGLLQAGFNDMVRDLSERQRLRDLFGRYVGEDVARRAIERGTELGGQERDVAVLFVDLVGSTQLAATRPPVEVVGLLNEFFRVVVDTVARHGGFVNKFQGDAALAIFGAPIEHPDGAGAALRAARELHDELIPVLGSAEFGIGVSAGRAIAGHIGAQARFEYTVIGDPVNEAARLTELAKLEEGHVLASAIAVSGALDAEALCWDVAEVVELRGRTAPTQLARPLNLAVAQEVSTKSGS from the coding sequence GTGGCTACCGTGGCAACCCTGCCCGGGCGGATCAACGGGTTCGCCCGGTGGGTAGTGCGCACTCCGTGGCCGGTGTTTTCGCTGAGTATGTTGCAGGCCGACATCATCGGCGGCCTATTCGTTCTGGGCTTTCTGCGCTATGGCTTGCCACCCAACGATCGCATCCAGCTGCAGGATCTACCACCACTGAATCTGGCGATCTTCCTCACCTCCGTGATTACCTTGTTCCTCGCCGGGTTCGCATTGAACCTCAAGCTGCTGGTGCCGGTCTTCCGGTGGCAGCGCCGCGACAATCTGGTTGCGGCGGCCGACCCGTCCGCCACCGAGCTGGCCCGCAGCCGGGTGCTGCGCATGCCGTTCTATCGCACCTTGATCAGCGTCGGGTCGTGGGCGATCGGCAGCGTGATCTTCATCGTCGCCAGCTGGTCGGTGGCTCGCTATGCGGCGCCCGTGGTGGCGATTGCCACCGCCCTGGGCGCCATCGCCACCGCGATCATCGGCTACCTGCAGTCTGAGCGGGTGCTGCGGCCGGTCGCGGTGGCCGCGCTGCGCAGTGGGGTACCGGAGAACTTGCGTTCGCCCGGGGTCATCTTGCGGTTGATGCTGGCCTGGGTGCTGTCCACCGCGGTACCACTGTTGGCGATCGTGCTGGCCGTGGTGGCCGACAAGATGGCGATTCTGCACGCCACCCCGGACAAGCTGTTCAATCCCATCCTGCTGCTCGCGCTGGCAGCGTTGGCGATCGGCTCGGTCAGCACGCTGCTGGTGTCCATGTCGATCGCTGATCCGCTGCGCCAGCTGCGTTGGGCGCTGTCGGAGGTGCAGCGCGGCAACTACAACGCGCACATGCAGATCTACGACGCCAGCGAGCTGGGCCTGCTGCAGGCTGGGTTCAACGACATGGTCCGCGACCTGTCCGAGCGGCAACGCCTGCGTGACCTGTTCGGTCGATATGTCGGCGAGGACGTGGCCCGGCGCGCCATCGAACGCGGTACCGAGCTTGGCGGGCAGGAACGCGATGTCGCGGTGCTGTTCGTCGACCTGGTGGGCTCGACCCAGCTGGCGGCGACCCGACCGCCGGTCGAGGTGGTCGGCCTGCTCAACGAATTCTTCCGGGTGGTGGTCGACACCGTCGCGCGCCACGGCGGATTCGTCAACAAGTTCCAGGGCGATGCCGCCCTGGCGATTTTCGGCGCACCGATCGAACACCCCGACGGCGCCGGCGCCGCGCTGCGCGCCGCGCGCGAGTTGCACGACGAACTCATTCCGGTGCTGGGATCTGCGGAGTTCGGCATCGGGGTGTCGGCCGGCAGGGCCATCGCCGGCCACATCGGCGCGCAGGCCCGCTTCGAATACACCGTGATCGGCGACCCGGTCAATGAGGCCGCCCGACTCACCGAGCTGGCCAAGCTCGAGGAAGGCCACGTGCTGGCCTCGGCGATCGCGGTCAGCGGGGCGCTAGACGCCGAAGCCTTGTGCTGGGACGTCGCCGAAGTCGTCGAACTACGCGGACGGACCGCACCGACCCAGCTGGCCCGCCCGCTGAACCTCGCTGTAGCCCAAGAGGTCTCCACCAAAAGCGGTAGCTAA
- the topA gene encoding type I DNA topoisomerase yields MADPKTKGPGSRSSGGNGSGRRLVIVESPTKARKLAGYLGPRYIVESSRGHIRDLPRAAADVPAKFKSEPWARLGVNVDADFEPLYIISPEKKSAVSELKDLLKDVDELYLATDGDREGEAIAWHLLETLKPRVPVKRMVFHEITEPAILEAAENPRDLDMDLVDAQETRRILDRLYGYEVSPVLWKKVAPKLSAGRVQSVATRMIVQRERDRMAFRSASYWDIVATLDASVSDPKAAPPTFVARLTSVDGLRVATGRDFDSLGTLRKADEVTVLDEARAAALATGLHGAQLSVASVEEKPYSRRPYPPFMTSTLQQEAGRKLRFSGERTMSIAQRLYENGYITYMRTDSTTLSESAINAARTQARQLYGEEYVASSPRQYTRKVKNAQEAHEAIRPAGETFATPDAVRRELDGDEFRLYELIWQRTVASQMADARGTTLSLRIGGSAGEQQVVFSASGRTLTFPGFLKAYVETVDELVGGEADDAERRLPNLTPGQRLDAVELTPDGHTTNPPARYTEASLVKAFEELGIGRPSTYTPIIKTIQDRGYVHKKGSALVPSWVAFAVTGLLEQHFGHLVDYGFTAAMEDELDAIASGQERRTDWLNNFYFGGDHGVSDSVARAGGLKKLVGVNLEGIDAREVNSIKLFDDDQGRPIYVRVGKNGPYLERTITGEDGEPTPQRANLNDSLTPDELTLVLAEELFATPQEGRVLGIDPESGHEIVAKDGRYGPYVTEILPEPPAPEAGTEAPAKKSKKATGPKPRTGSLLRSMDLQTITLEDALKLLSLPRVVGTDPASGEEITAQNGRYGPYLKRGTDSRSLATEDQIFSITLDEALKIYAEPKRSGRQSASAPPLRELGTDAASGKPMVIKDGRFGPYVTDGETNASLRKGDEVASITDERASELLADRRARGPVKRAAKKTTRKSPAKKAVKRA; encoded by the coding sequence TTGGCTGACCCGAAAACGAAGGGCCCTGGAAGCCGTAGCAGCGGCGGAAATGGGAGCGGCCGGCGACTTGTCATAGTCGAGTCGCCCACCAAGGCGCGCAAACTTGCTGGTTACCTGGGGCCCAGGTACATAGTCGAATCCTCGCGTGGCCACATCCGCGACCTGCCGCGGGCCGCCGCGGATGTGCCCGCCAAGTTCAAGTCCGAGCCGTGGGCGCGCCTCGGCGTCAATGTCGACGCGGACTTCGAACCGCTCTACATCATCAGCCCGGAGAAGAAGAGCGCGGTCAGCGAGCTCAAAGACCTGCTCAAAGACGTCGACGAGCTCTACCTGGCCACTGATGGTGACCGCGAGGGCGAGGCGATCGCCTGGCACTTGCTGGAAACCCTCAAACCGCGCGTGCCGGTCAAACGGATGGTCTTCCACGAGATCACCGAACCGGCCATCCTCGAAGCCGCGGAAAACCCCCGTGACCTGGACATGGACCTCGTCGATGCGCAGGAGACCCGGCGCATCCTGGACCGGCTGTACGGCTACGAGGTCAGTCCGGTGCTGTGGAAAAAGGTCGCGCCCAAGCTGTCGGCCGGCCGGGTGCAGTCGGTGGCCACGCGGATGATCGTGCAGCGAGAGCGCGACCGGATGGCGTTCCGCAGCGCGTCCTACTGGGACATCGTCGCCACGCTGGACGCCAGCGTGTCCGACCCGAAGGCCGCGCCGCCCACCTTTGTCGCCCGACTGACCAGTGTGGACGGCTTGCGGGTGGCCACCGGTCGCGATTTCGACTCGCTGGGCACGTTGCGCAAGGCCGACGAGGTCACCGTGCTCGACGAGGCCCGTGCGGCCGCGCTGGCCACCGGCCTACACGGCGCGCAGCTGAGCGTGGCCTCGGTCGAGGAAAAGCCCTACAGCCGCCGTCCGTACCCACCGTTTATGACCTCGACGCTGCAGCAGGAGGCCGGCCGCAAGTTGCGGTTTTCCGGTGAGCGGACGATGAGCATCGCTCAGCGGCTCTACGAAAACGGTTACATCACCTACATGCGAACCGACTCGACGACCCTGTCGGAGTCGGCGATCAACGCCGCGCGCACCCAGGCGCGCCAGCTCTACGGCGAAGAGTATGTGGCATCATCTCCGCGCCAGTACACCCGCAAGGTGAAGAACGCGCAGGAGGCGCACGAGGCCATCCGCCCCGCGGGTGAGACGTTCGCAACCCCCGACGCCGTGCGTCGTGAACTCGACGGCGACGAATTCCGGCTCTACGAGCTGATCTGGCAGCGCACGGTGGCCTCCCAGATGGCGGATGCCCGCGGCACCACGCTGAGCCTGCGGATCGGTGGTAGCGCGGGTGAGCAGCAGGTGGTGTTCTCGGCGAGCGGTCGCACCCTGACCTTCCCCGGGTTCCTCAAGGCCTACGTGGAGACGGTGGACGAACTGGTCGGTGGCGAGGCCGATGACGCCGAGCGGCGCCTGCCGAATCTGACGCCGGGCCAGCGGCTCGACGCGGTCGAGCTGACCCCGGACGGGCACACCACCAACCCGCCCGCCCGCTACACCGAGGCCTCGCTGGTCAAGGCCTTCGAGGAGCTGGGAATCGGACGCCCGTCCACCTACACCCCGATCATCAAGACGATCCAGGACCGCGGCTACGTACACAAGAAGGGCAGCGCCCTGGTGCCGTCGTGGGTGGCGTTCGCGGTCACCGGATTGTTGGAGCAACATTTCGGGCACCTCGTCGACTACGGCTTCACCGCGGCGATGGAAGACGAGCTCGATGCCATCGCATCTGGTCAGGAGCGGCGCACCGACTGGCTCAACAACTTCTACTTCGGTGGCGACCACGGCGTGTCTGATTCGGTGGCGCGCGCCGGGGGGCTCAAGAAGCTCGTCGGTGTCAACCTCGAAGGCATTGATGCGCGAGAAGTCAACTCCATCAAGCTGTTTGACGATGATCAGGGGCGTCCCATCTACGTTCGGGTGGGCAAGAACGGTCCCTACCTGGAACGCACCATAACCGGCGAAGACGGTGAGCCGACCCCGCAGCGCGCCAACCTCAATGACTCGCTGACACCCGACGAGCTGACCCTGGTGCTGGCCGAAGAGCTATTCGCCACGCCGCAGGAAGGCCGCGTGCTGGGCATCGACCCGGAATCCGGCCACGAGATCGTCGCCAAGGACGGGCGCTACGGGCCGTATGTGACCGAGATTCTTCCCGAACCTCCCGCACCCGAAGCCGGGACCGAGGCCCCCGCCAAGAAGAGCAAGAAGGCCACCGGGCCCAAACCCCGCACCGGTTCGCTGCTGCGCAGCATGGACCTGCAGACGATCACCCTCGAGGACGCGCTCAAGCTGCTCTCGCTGCCGCGCGTGGTGGGCACGGATCCCGCTTCCGGCGAAGAGATCACCGCGCAGAACGGGCGCTATGGGCCATATCTGAAGCGCGGCACCGATTCTCGCTCCCTGGCCACCGAAGACCAGATTTTCTCCATCACCCTTGACGAAGCGCTCAAGATCTACGCCGAACCCAAGCGTTCTGGCCGGCAGAGCGCTTCGGCTCCGCCGCTTCGTGAGCTGGGGACCGATGCCGCGTCGGGCAAGCCGATGGTGATCAAGGACGGGCGGTTCGGTCCGTATGTCACCGACGGTGAAACCAACGCCAGTCTGCGCAAGGGCGACGAGGTCGCGTCGATTACCGACGAGCGGGCCTCGGAATTGCTGGCTGACCGCCGGGCCCGAGGGCCGGTGAAGCGAGCCGCCAAGAAGACCACCCGCAAGTCGCCGGCGAAAAAGGCCGTCAAACGCGCGTGA
- the cspA gene encoding cold shock protein CspA, protein MPQGTVKWFNAEKGFGFIAPEDGSADVFVHYTEIQGSGFRTLEENQKVEFEIGHSPKGPQATGVRSV, encoded by the coding sequence ATGCCACAGGGAACTGTGAAGTGGTTCAACGCGGAGAAGGGGTTCGGCTTCATCGCCCCCGAGGATGGCTCCGCGGATGTTTTTGTCCACTACACGGAGATCCAGGGTTCGGGCTTCCGCACCCTTGAAGAGAACCAGAAGGTCGAGTTTGAGATCGGCCACAGCCCTAAGGGCCCCCAGGCCACCGGAGTCCGCTCGGTCTGA